TGTGATTATCCAATGGCGGAGCTTAAGGCATTGCAAGAAACAGATGGTATTGTTGATTATCAccaaaagtttaattttatcaaGACAAGGGTGAATCTCTCAGAATAATATTTGGTGAGCTTGTACTTAGCGGGTTTGAGACTGTATACTCAAATGCATGTCAAGATGTTTCAACCCCGTACAGTGCGTCATTGTTTGTTGTTGGGGAGGTTATACGAGAGAGCTCACCCTAGGAAACAGAATCCTCAATTTGGGGTGATTAATAAGGGTGGTAATACTGGTCAAGGTGGACGTGGAGGTATGGCTAAAGAGAGTGGTCAGCAGGGTTTCCGCAATACTGCTAAGACGACTGAACTAGCACCTAAGAAGTTCCTGTCTCGTGAAGAGATGAGTGATCGCAGGGCCAAGGGGTTATGTTATTGGTGTGATGAGAAATTCACACCCGAGCATTACCAACAACATAAGAAAACTCAACTGTTTTCCATGGAGATGGAAGAAGGAATTGGGAGTGAACTGGATTATTTGGAGGATACAGAGTTGGATGACGAAAACTTACCTCGAGTATCATTCAATGCGTTTCTGGTATATCGGACCATAAGATAATGCAATTGAAGGGATTGTTTGGCAAGAGACCCATTTACGTGTTGTTAGACTCAAGGTCCACTCACAACTTTGTGGATCCAAAAGTAGCAGCTAAACTGGGATGTGACGTGTAGGTCTCGGGGTTGAGGCGTGTTGCAGTGGTTGATGGTCGTAAATTAGCAGTTCAAGGGAAGGTTAATGAGTTTCAATGGCGGGTCAGGAAAACTTTTTTCCAATCTGATGTTATGTTGATTCCTTTACAAGGTTGTGATACGGTATTAGGAGTTCAATGGCTAGCAACTCTTGGTCCTATTACGTGGGATTTCAAGGAGTTGGAAATGTCATtctactggaaaaaaaaaagagaaaggtgaTGTTATATGGCATAAAGAATGGCTCTGTGAGAGATGTGAAGGCTCAAAGGTTAAGAAAAATGGATGAGGAAGATGTGCAAGTTTCTATGATTTATGTGCAGGAGACTGACGATGTTGTTGCTTCCGAAGGGTTATCATTGAGTGCTATCACTGAAGTCTTTGAGGCTAGTCCTCTAGTTGATAAGTTGGTACAGAGTTTTCCAGATGTCTTTGCTAAGCCAAAATAATTGCCACCATTTCGAAAGAACCATGACCACAAAATCCAGTTGGTGGAGGGAGCTAATCTGGTGAACCAGAGGACCTATCGGTATGCTATACATTAGAAGAatgaaatagagaaaaatagTGGAGGAGATGTTGACTGGTGGAACTATCCAACCTTGTTCAAGTCCTTTTGCTTCCCCAGTGGTTCTTCTGAAGAAAAAGGATGGCATTTGGAGATTATGTGTTGATTACCGTGAATTAAATGGTGTCACTGTCAAGGACAGGTTTCCAATACCGTTGATTGAGGATTTGCTGGATGAATTTGGGGGTTCGATGGTCTTCTCTAAGATTGACTTGCGTGCAGGGTACCATCAAGTGAGGATGCAGGTCGAAGACATGCCAAAAACTGCTTTCAAAACACATGGGGGACATTATGAATACTTGGTGATGCCATTTGGCTTGACGAATGTTCCGACTACGTTCCAAAGTCTGATGAACTCGGTGTTCAAAGCTTTTCTTCGGAAGTTTGTGTTAGTGTTTTTCGATGATATTCTCATCTATAGTAGCACAATTGAAGAACATGTTCAACATTTGCGCAAAGTGTTTGAGGTGATGAGTGAAGAGAAGTTATTTGCGAAGATGAGTAAGTGTGCATTCGCAGAGGATCGAGTGGAGTATCTGGGCCATTTCATCAGTGCAAAAGGGGTTTCTACTGATCTGACCAAGATACGGGTTGTGGCTGAGTGGTCAAAACCTACCACTCTTAAACAACTACGAGGGTTCTTAGGGTTAGCTGGATACTATCGCTGTTTTGTCAGAAATTTTAGGATCATTGCCAGTCCATTACACGCTCTAACAAAGACTGATGCATTTGAATGGAATTCAGAGGCTCAGGATGCTTTTGACAGTTTAAAGGAGGCTCTTTGTGTTGCTCCGATGTTTACCAAGATATTTGTGGTTGAGACTGATGCATGTGGGTTGGGAATTGGTGATGTTCTTATGGAGGAAGGTCATCTGGTGTCTTATATAAGCCGACAACTCAAGGGTAAGCAGTTACACTTATCTATCTACGAGAAGGAGCTGTTGGCAGTCATCTTTGTTGTCCATAAATGGTGGCACTATTTGCTTCCTGCCCATTTCATCATCTAAACGGATCAGCGGAGTTTGAAATATTTACTGGAGCAGCGTCTCAACACTCTTATTCAGCAATAGTGGTTGCCTAAATTGTTGGAATTTGATTATGAAATTCAATACAAGAAGGGAAATGAGAATTTGGTCGCAGATGCATTATCAAGGATGAAGGGTTCTGAAGCATTGCATATGGCTTTGTCAGTGGTTGAATGTGATTTATTAAAGGATATTCAGGCAGCTTATGCGATTGATGTGGAGGTACAGGGGATTATCACCATTCTTAAGGATGAACCTGATGGTAAGAAACATTATTCGTGGATGCAGGGAGTTCTTAGACGCAAGAATAAGATTGTTGTTCCGAAGGATGTGAAGATTTGTGATACTATCTTGGAGTGGTTACATTGTTTTGGTGTTGGTGGCCACTTTGGGAGGGATGCTACTTATCAACGGGTTAAAGGAGTCTTTTATTGGCAAGGTATGACGAGTGATATTCAGACCTACATTCGGAGTTGTCAGGTCTGTCAGCAATGCAAGAGTGACAATGCGGCCTCGCCAGGACTTTTGCAACCTTTACCCATTCCGGAGGCTCTTTGGAGTGAAGTATCCTTGGATTTCATAGAAAGACTTCCTCTATCAGCAAACATGTCAATGATTATGGTAGTGGTGGACAGGTTGAGCAAGGTTACTCACTTCATTACTCTGTCTCATCCTTACAGTGCTCTAACGGTTGCTCAAGCTTATTTGGATAATGTCTTTAAACATCATGGTTGTCAAACTTCTATTGTTAGTGATCGTGATGCAGTATTCACAAGTGATTTTGGAAAGAGTTCTTTGTATAAagaatcaatcttcccattgaagtctactgttaacttctgttgaccttccaaaatctgtccaatcattgattccatcttgctctctgaattgggtggagggaggggttggtaagaagaagaaccatagttcctagtgaacttgttgtttggatttcctgagaatgaattcttctgaccaaatctttgattttgataCCCAACTCCATaaacatagttgacatcttctgtaATTTCAGGCTTTGgttcaaaagtctcaacatcttcagcaaaatggacagacttctttaccacaagaagattgtgcattgtatccaacttagcattcaccgcagcaaactgatttggaccattgccttcatgtgctcttttccgtTCTAGGTCTGCATTCTTAGTGATGTTGCTTGAGGCTAGCCTTTCTATCAACTGTTCAGCTTCATccgggtaccttgtcttgaagttcccatcactagctgcatccaaagccatctgatacctccagtcaATACCGCTGAAAAAGATGCTAATCAACTGCACTTCTGAGAACTCATGATGCGGACAGTatctctggtatgctttgaacctcacccaagcagttttgtaagattcagcaggtccttgtctaaaggtggagagcttaatcctcagctcatcggaaattgcatcatcatagaagcaGTTGAGGAATGCCACCTTGGTATCAATCCAGGTCTTTAGAGATCTTGGTTTGAGTTgtcttagccaatgagaagcttccccagcaagagagtaggggaagagCTTGCAATAGAGATAAtcctctgtgactccattagccttaaTGCTggtgactatatcctcaaaatgctcaatgtggtctagaggcttctcatgcggCAAGTTCTGAAATGGCCTTTGTCAAACAAGAGCGACGTAGGCaggcttcaactcaaaatcattcctgggaaatggaggagggacaattgcagagcggttctcatagaacaagtctggtatgttgaagtccgcaagagtcttgacaagctctccattgttatcCCTTCTGCCCTGAAGGTTCTGCTGGTCGTTACCATCCAAATCCGCACCATTCGCACCAGCTTTGGCATTGCGTCAATCGACGCCAatgttgcgtcggtcgatgccgtcttggttgcgtcgatcgatgctgtcATTGTGTCGCTCGACGCCGCGTGCATCTGCCTTAaccacgacgagttcttcctgaataactcgtccttcagcatcaagtttttggccttgctcgttgtacacatgaccctcttgatccctcaaaactccagcctcatcaggtctcaatatgattgttTTGACCATCTTTGTtgacttggctgcttttgtgttttcacgctctagttgtcctaactcttggtttgtaagcttaacaactggaccagtaggatttttcctggtgctaggcttaggcatgtacctgaaacacacaagagaaagaaacaaaagcgtgtgagtaaaataagaaaagaaaaaatttagacaaaatcaaagactttaatctaatggtgaatcaaaagagccccggcaacggcgccaaaatttgatatgcttaAATTTACcttagagctactctctcaaattaagagatcaattgtagtacttagggatcaaatccacaaagacttcagattcacacaatagatttaataatcttttaattatgttaaaccaaaatattgtaattaaattgcaagattaaacagaaaataaaagagatgtaaattcagatggatTTAACgttaggcctagggaaattctcaggaaatcatggaaattagatcaattaattaaacaagcaggattcaacaattaagcattgttcttgaactctaaacacaactgtaaaataatcagttctcactgtaaatattatctaaatttaaaaccagaaaatccaaatctctttgtaaaattctaggtttaaaatcagcaataaaatcaagtttagataagttcacaaaatcaataattcaaatctctttgtaaaaagtaattttgcccaccaaaggtttttatcaggaaaatcaattatattctcatatcaatcaataatcctaagatctaaatccagatgactaatcaaagatctagcattaaaaacaacctatggtgaagaacaagaaagataatgaatccaaacaattaatcaatctaacaatccaagAAATCTCTAATGAGAaatcctaaacctaacaagcagatctactcagacataatcaatgaataaattgcattaagagattaaaataagtagaaaaggagttctgaatcttctctcgaaggagttttgattcttctctccaaaaactctctaaaatctctcaggattttctctcaaaagttgcaggaaaaataaagcttgataaaaaataacttaggtcttaacaatgaccataaaaaacctaaatatattctaaaacacgtcttgggccttaattgcaaataagggaaacttgggcaaattttgtaaatcttctaaagcttgtggagAAAACTTTCGATTCGGCTTTTGggcactgcatcgatcgatgcttaatggtgcatcgaccgatgcatactcTTGAACTCGTCTCCGACCTTCGTTgatcagcctcaatgcttgattatgctccaaatattcctatttagctccattatgctcccatccatgctaaatcctataaagactcaaaagattctaaaaataccaaaaagactctataaataagacttatatcatggctaaagacacctaaaaaccatgatatatcagttaACAGACATGGTCAGGCTGCATCAAAAGTTTTGGTTCAGTGGGTTGGTCAACCAGTGGAGGAGGCTACTTGGGAGTTTATGTTCGACTTGAAGCGAAAGTTCCCTGATTTTGAGGCTTGAGACCCTTGTGGACAAAGCTCTGCAAAGGCGGGAGATATGATACAGATAGATATTTTGCAGAGTCCACACGTGCGGTTCCCACGTGATAGTTTATGTGGTACAATTCTTCAACACGTGGTTGGCTGGAAGCAAGAGGCCGTTGGAGGATCTTAGCTGTTTATATGAGCACTTGTTAGCTCGTTTTCAATCTTATCGAATAATCTTATAAACAATTCTTTAAAACTTGTTCTTGGGTTCGTCGGGTTTCTCTCGTCTTGAGAGTCGGCAAGGTGATCCTCCGTGTTTTATGAACATCGAGTGGTTACGTTAATGGAAACTAAGTGTTGATCGTTTTTCAATTGATTGTGCAGTTTATTGTATTAGGGTGGGTGAAGACCTAGCTCTAGAAATCGACAAAATGGAGGCTCTCCCCAAAGCGTGTGGGTGAAGTTACACTTAAACGAGTCCTCCTAGGCCTACGAGTCCGGGTATTCGGGTCGGTTTTGGGGTAATCTGGTTTTCGGGTTTTTGTAATTGTCAATTGGATCGATTTCgaatttttttgggatattaATCTCTCTGGCCCCTGCATCTAAATTTCCATTCTATTTAGCCCcctaataaagaaaatatatttaaatgtttatttttattcagATAATTAGTAAAAGACTAataaatttaggatttttaacatatttacaGATCCAACCTTATTTTGGATCTAAACCCATATTTTTCAGATATCCAAATCAATTTCGGATCTTAAATCCCCAAATCTTTGACAAAAcccttattttttattctttttttcttctcgtctttcttcttctcccactCTAGTCGACAGTTGCAGAGGAAAATCAATCTCGTTACAtcttattcttctcttcttctctcgataCTCTTTTATCTACTTCTTATCTTTTTTGACGTCTGTTTCTCTCAATcccctttcttcttttctttggagAAATCCGCCGTGAGAAATCAAAATTTGCCGTTCGTTTCCTCTCAGCTGCCAGTCATTATAAGtcattctctttgtttctatcttttgatatctaattcGACTAATTGTTGGGTTTAGTTCTCTGAATTGTGTGAAAAGGATTTAAATTTTGTGAGTTTTGAGTTTGGGAAATGTGTTTGTGAAATGAaacattttatttcttataattatgtaGATAGATAATGAGATTATGTGAGTTTGTGTTCAGTTTGTGAGTTTCCGTTCGGATTGAGTTTGTGAGATTgtgtgagtttgagtttgtttttttgtttggattgtgtGAGTTTATCTCTTTGCTTTAGATAATGAGATTGTGTGAGTTTATCTCTTTCCTTTAGATAATGAGATTGTGTGAGTTCATCTAGATAATGAGATTGCTTTTGAAAGTTTGATATTGAATTTATTGTTGGAGGGTTTAATGCAAGAGGTAGTGAAAGCTCACCAGAATCCAAAAGACTAAAGCTATTGGAGATACCAGGTGAAAATTTTAGTGGATGGTGTCGTTGAAGATCAAGTAGGAAAATCTGCTTTGGTGATGATAAAGGAAAACAGGAAGCTCCGAGAGAGAAGAGGATGCTCCGTCCATCAAAGTTCATCACTACTCCTTTCACAGCTGggagaaaaaaattatctttgtttgtgtattttaaaaatcagatGTGAATTTGGatatttgtattttgtgtttATGCAATTGGTATTTAGGTGCAACTGGTATTTTTAGGGACAACTATGTTCTTGGGTTATTtaacaaatgaaatattttgGTACAACTGAGTAAATCCAGTTGCAACTATGTCTTCGAAGAAATAGTTAtctaatttgaaaattattttggtaCAACTAAGTAAATCTAAGtacaaatatgtattttgtgTTTAATCTTTTACGCCGTCAAAAGACCAGATTGTGACATCTGGCGATGTCAAAATACTGACatgtgtaaaaatatttttttcccagCAAAAAGTCATATAGTTGTTCAGTTGTACAAAAATGAACATAGTTGTTCTTTGttctaaaaaccacaaaaattagTTGTTCTTTACTCTAAATCAAATTGTTTTAGTTGTATTTATGTTATGACGTAATCAGAATACATTTACTATGTTATCTTGTATTTAAATGTTTGAAACCAccattatttcttgattttcataatttgtgGTTGTTATATACAAAGTAACTTTAAAAAACTAAGGTTGTTTATGTAAGAATTTGGATTTCTATgatttagaattattttttacatgtgAAGTAGATCTATATGTTAAAATTGTGTGGTTGTTATATACAATGTAATCTTAAAAGactaagtttttatattttggttctaagttttctaatttaataaaattctgCAAATTAAGCAAGACAATATAATATAgtagttgtaccagttgtatTTAGTTGTACAtagacaaaacaaatcaaatttgtaCAAATACCACAATGAAATTAATTAGAGTTGTACCTGTTAAAACTTAGTTGTATGAAACATAACAGATAAGTTTCACAGAcaaatacaaacacaaacactataatttctaaaattatcaTAATGAGAgcaatcaaatatataatttggtatTTCCTTATAGTTCAGGAATGAAAAAGGGAAAGTAACTaactcttaaattttttataggCTCATCTACCCTTATCTTACTACATATCTTCTTCTCAACCAACTTATCATATGATACATCACTAGTGATGTCTTCATAAGAAAAGAATACACTTCCTTATCTTCTTTTGAAATCCATCGTATATTTTCTCTGATACTTGAATAGTATCATCCATCATAATGAAAGTGTATGACTAAAGTATTTTCATTGTCAACtgcaaaagaaagataaagaaaatggtctctaattttatatttttcgtAGCATTCCATAAATATAGTTGTACTCATTTGTCTcagttgcaccaaatttttgtaTTAGTAGTTTTCTACGTAGTTGTATCCAGTAGTCCTAGTTGTCCCATATCTGcaatttccaaatttttctaCAAATGTcgcatttttttttggattaatgagagaggagagagaatgtttattatattggttatttttatttcttttttaagatttagatttataatataatataagaagggTAGGGTGGgatttttataatattgaaaaagaaatgagTAGTGAGAATAAGTGGGGGTTTTTCAAATTGGATTTGAACTAAAAGGGGCCAGAAAGATTAAAATCTGTTTTTTCGGTTACTGGATTTCATCCGAATTTAACCGAGTTTATAGATGTTTCCGGTTAAAATCGGTTAACCTTGTCTTCTTCTATCACAGTAACCTTGTCGTCTGCAAGTTTCCCGTAATAAAACAAGCTTTCACAAACCAGTCTAGTATATAGAAACTAAAGATGACAAAATTACAACTACACAAGAAAGTAAGAATCTTTCCATAGTTTCCAAAATCCATGAAAGTAAACTTATTCACAGAAATCAATTGTTGCTAGTtcaggaaacaaaagaaaaaaccctaaattcccaAAATCTGAttgatgaagaaagagagagagaaaataaaactttgaaatgtgTTATCCTATAACGGgtcgggccgggccgggcctGGCCCAAGAATTTAAACCTTCCGGCTTACGCAGTGAGGACTCTGCTTTCGTTTCCTAGATCTGAAAATGGTGGAGCCATCAGCCATGTGAATGTGATCGCTTCCCAAGCTTACACAACCAAAAagctctcttgcttctttctTTGCATCTCTCAGAGCCAACTTTTATTCACAAAAGAAGATGGGTTCTTCACAATCTGCGctaattgaagaagaagaggaaactgacaatgaagaagaagaagaagatgaggaagaggaggaagacgatCATGGCAGATCATCAAACACAAGAGAATTAGACAATCTCCTAGTTAAAAAAGTACTCGAACAAGAGCCTGAGATGTTACCATGTCACGCCTCAGCTTCACCGCTTTCACCACAGCTATCATCTCTCGGTACTCCACGGCTTGGACCTTCGATTAAGGTTTGGGATCCTTACAACGTCCTCTCCCCTCCGCCGCCTATCTTCTCGCGAATCGCGTCTGGTGACGAAGATCGTTCCGTGACGGAGGTTTATCTCATTAGCCATGGTGAGTGTGATCTCAATTTGAGACCTGATTTGGTTGGTGGGAGATGTCATGTTGCTGCGCTTACTCCTAACGGTAAACGCCAAGCTAGGGCTCTTGCTGTTTTCTTTAAATCTCAGGGTGTTCGATTCACTTCTGTTTACTCTTCGCCTTTGGATCGAGCTAGATCCATGGCTGTTTCGGTTTGTCAGGTAAAAGTTTCTCAAGTCTCTCTCCTCTTGGATCTTAAGCTTTTTTGATAGAATTGGTTAgctgatgctgaagaagaaactTCCATTTATAGGAATCCATTGAAACCACTAGATTGAATTAGAGAAATGATACTATGAATGTCCACTATATACAAAGAACACTGTCCATGTTTAGTAACTATATTTACCAATGCTTTGGCGTTGAGCCTCTTTAGTGATGGTTTGTTTCGATTGTGTTCGTTAATGGTGAGCTTATCTTGTTCATCGTTGAGTGAGGGTGCacgattctttctttctttgtttagtcTTCAATAACTGTAACTTTTAGTCACACTCTAAAGATTCTTAGTCTCTCCTCTTGGATCTAAGCTTTGAAGAAATATGTAAAAAGTGTGAGTTAGAGTAGCTGTACTATGTTGCCTATTTTGTGTGAGTTTCGAGCTTTGATCTGAGAAAATCTCTTGGGGACGAATTTGATAGAATTggttagctttttttttgttttttttggtcaaaaaattgGTTAGCTAATACTGAAGAAATTTCACTAATTCGGAATCCTGAATTCATTGAAACTACTAGATGGAACTATAGAAATGATATTATGAATGTTAACTATATACGAAGACTGAGGTCTTCAACACTGTCTTTGTTTAGCATATTTACCAATGCTTCGGCGTGGAGCGTCTTAGTGATGGTTGGTTTCATATTATTGTGTTGTTAGTCTTTGCTGTAACTATAACTTAGTCACACTCTAAAGAGCATATTATATCTCAAGTTGATAAGTGTTTAGATTCATACATCAATGGATCCTCTAGTGAAAGAAATGAGTTTGAAAGTGGTTACTGAATTGGacggattttgtttttttttgcaggaaatGAGTTTTCCAGAGGAGCATGTACAATCCTCAGATGCTATTATCGAGATGAGTCTTGGGGATTGGGAAGGTTGCAATCAATTAGAGATATATGGTCCGGAAACCTTGAGTTTGATTGAAAGATGCCAGCCTGATTTCACGGCCCCATCTGGAGAATCACTCAGGCAAGTAGAGTTTCGAATGGTTCAGTTTCTAAACGGGACAGTCTCAGGAGTTGCAGAGAAGCTCAGGTCAGATTTTTCTTCTACTATGAATCACAATGAAACTCATGAGCGTGATGGTTCGTCTTCACTTCCCTCGACCAACTGGGACTTGCTTCACAAACATCGTCCGAGTCTTACAAGGAAGAAATCTGGTAAAAGCAGACTTCA
The sequence above is drawn from the Camelina sativa cultivar DH55 chromosome 4, Cs, whole genome shotgun sequence genome and encodes:
- the LOC104779896 gene encoding uncharacterized protein LOC104779896, with protein sequence MGSSQSALIEEEEETDNEEEEEDEEEEEDDHGRSSNTRELDNLLVKKVLEQEPEMLPCHASASPLSPQLSSLGTPRLGPSIKVWDPYNVLSPPPPIFSRIASGDEDRSVTEVYLISHGECDLNLRPDLVGGRCHVAALTPNGKRQARALAVFFKSQGVRFTSVYSSPLDRARSMAVSVCQEMSFPEEHVQSSDAIIEMSLGDWEGCNQLEIYGPETLSLIERCQPDFTAPSGESLRQVEFRMVQFLNGTVSGVAEKLRSDFSSTMNHNETHERDGSSSLPSTNWDLLHKHRPSLTRKKSGKSRLQVMTNHEPDDGSPREEVNHNHNDLSDSSSLISNCIGVFTHSLPIKCLLTGILGCSPVMNHKICVEDSSVTVLQHSWRNGWQIKRMNDTAHLRLL